CAGCCCAAATCTATGGGCCGGCGTAGGCTTGGTGCGTGGCGGGGCCGGTACTGCGTTGGTAGGCGATGGCCCGACCGTTGCGGCACGGGTAAAGGAATACGCGGACCTGGGCATCGACACGTTTATCTTCTCCGGTTATCCCCACCTGGAAGAGTCGTATCGGGTCGCTGAGTTGCTGTTCCCCCACCTTGATATCGAGCGTCCCGAGCTGCCCAAAGGCGCTGGGTATGTGAGCCCGTTCGGCGAGATGGTCGCCAACGATATCCTTCCAAAAGCTGCGTCGGCGAGCTGAGGCAGCCCATGAACTATGAAAAATTGAGCCATCGCGTGGCGCCCTGGGTGCTGCCGATTTTATTGCTGGCGATATGGCAGTTGTCGGTGTCGGCAGGTTGGTTGTCGACGCGCATTCTGCCGGCGCCCAGCGCTGTGATCGCGGCCGGCGTGCATCTGGTCGCCAGCGGCGAGATCTGGACTCACCTGGCCATCAGCGGTTGGCGTGCGGGCCTGGGCTTTGTGATCGGTGGCAGCATCGGTCTGGCCCTGGGCTTTATTACGGGCCTGTCGACATGGGGCGAACGCCTGCTGGACAGTTCGGTGCAGATGATCCGTAACGTGCCGCATTTGGCGCTGATCCCGCTGGTGATCCTGTGGTTCGGCATTGACGAGACGGCGAAGATTTTCCTCGTCGCACTCGGCACGCTGTTCCCGATCTACCTGAATACCTACCACGGCATCCGCAACGTCGACCCGGCGTTGGTGGAAATGTCGCGCAGCTATGGCTTGTCCGGGTTCAGCCTGTTTCGTCAGGTGATCCTGCCGGGCGCGCTGCCGTCGATCCTGGTGGGCGTGCGGTTTGCCCTGGGCTTTATGTGGTTGACGCTGATCGTGGCGGAAACCATCTCGGCCAGCTCCGGCATCGGTTACCTGGCGATGAACGCCCGTGAATTCCTGCAAACCGACGTGGTGGTACTGGCCATCGTCATGTACGCCATCCTCGGCAAGTTGGCCGACCTGGCCGCCCGTGGCCTGGAGCGTGTGTGGCTGCGCTGGCACCCGGCTTATCAAGTAAAAGGAGGTGCGGCATGACTGCTCAACAACCTCCACGCCTGCTCAAAGGGATTCCGCTGGCGGTACGCAAATTGCGCAAAGCCTTTGGTGCGCGTGAAGTACTCAAGGACATCGACCTGCATATTCCGGCAGGCCAGTTCGTGGCCGTGGTCGGTCGCAGCGGTTGCGGCAAAGTACCTTGCTGCGCCTGCTGGCCGGTCTCGACAAGGCCAGTGGCGGCGAGCTGTTGGCCGGCTCCGCACCGCTGAGCGAAGCGATTGAAGACACGCGGTTGATGTTCCAGGAAGCGCGCCTGCTGCCGTGGAAAAAGATCATCGACAACGTAGGCCTGGGCCTTAAAGGCAACTGGCGCCCCAAAGCCTTGGAAGCGCTGGAAGCGGTCGGCCTGGCCGAGCGTGCCAATGAGTGGCCGGCGGCGTTGTCCGGTGGCCAGAAGCAACGTGTGGCCCTGGCTCGCGCACTGATTCACCAGCCACGCCTGCTGCTGCTCGATGAGCCGTTGGGTGCATTGGATGCCCTGACCCGTATCGAGATGCAGCAACTGATCGAAAACCTCTGGCAGAAGCACGGTTTCACCGTGTTGCTGGTGACTCACGACGTCAGCGAAGCCGTCGCCATTGCCGACCGGGTGATCCTGATCGAAGACGGTGAAATCGGTCTCGACCTGATCGTAGACCTGCCTCGCCCACGGGCGCGTGGCTCATATCGCCTGGCTGCGCTGGAGGCCGAAGTGCTTAACCGTGTGCTGTCGTTGCCTGGCACACCGCCTGAACCCGAACCTGTTTCACCGCTGCCTACGCAATTGCGTTGGGCTCAATAACTCACTTGTCCTACGAAGAGAGAACGACATGACTATTAAAGCGATCAACGTACGTAACCAGTTCAAAGGCACCATCAAGGAAATCGTCGAAGGCGACGTGCTGTCGGAAATCGACGTGCAGACCGCGTCGGGCATCGTGACTTCCGTGATCACCACCCGCTCGGTCAAAGAGCTGGAATTGGTGATTGGCAGTGAGGTGATTGCCTTCGTTAAATCCACTGAGGTGTCGATCGCCAAGTTGTGATTGGCGTCGTTTTTGAGGCCCTCATCGCGGGCAAGCCCGCTCCCACATTTGACTGTATTCACACACCAAAATGTGGGAGCTGGCTTGCCTGCGATGAGGCCAGCCCAGCCACCAAAAGACTCAACGCTTGGGCAGATAAGCCGGCAAA
The Pseudomonas poae DNA segment above includes these coding regions:
- the ssuC gene encoding aliphatic sulfonate ABC transporter permease SsuC, whose product is MNYEKLSHRVAPWVLPILLLAIWQLSVSAGWLSTRILPAPSAVIAAGVHLVASGEIWTHLAISGWRAGLGFVIGGSIGLALGFITGLSTWGERLLDSSVQMIRNVPHLALIPLVILWFGIDETAKIFLVALGTLFPIYLNTYHGIRNVDPALVEMSRSYGLSGFSLFRQVILPGALPSILVGVRFALGFMWLTLIVAETISASSGIGYLAMNAREFLQTDVVVLAIVMYAILGKLADLAARGLERVWLRWHPAYQVKGGAA
- a CDS encoding transporter; the protein is MTIKAINVRNQFKGTIKEIVEGDVLSEIDVQTASGIVTSVITTRSVKELELVIGSEVIAFVKSTEVSIAKL